In Humulus lupulus chromosome 7, drHumLupu1.1, whole genome shotgun sequence, the following are encoded in one genomic region:
- the LOC133790965 gene encoding respiratory burst oxidase homolog protein B, which translates to MEIQENQSHHSNHDSYSETGSISGGSAGVGYSGPLSVSGPLVGGAGGSKMRKSSSKKSTRFKDQDEYVEITLDVRDDSVMVQNIRGGDSETAFLATQLEKKPNSSSLGSQLSFKFRQVSQELKRMTSSKSFKQQKIDRNKSGAARALKGLKFMTKNDVGNEGWAQIETRFDKFSVDGVLSKSRFGQCIGMNESSDFANELFDALARRRGITSSSVNKAELREFWEQITDQSFDARLQTFFDMVDKNADGRINEEEVKEIITLSAGANKLSKIQERAEEYAALIMEELDPDNLGYIEIYNLEMLLLQAPAQSSNLKTATESRVLSQMLSQKLVPTKESNPIKQQYKRLAYFIEDNWKRIWVMGLWLAICAGLFTWKFIQYKDRAVFEVMGYCVTTAKGAAETLKFNMALILLPVCRNTITFLRSRTKLGAVVPFDDNINFHKVIAAGIAIGVGLHAGAHLTCDFPRLLHATDDEYEPMEQFFGEERPDDYWWFVKGTEGWTGVVMVVLMAIAFTLAQPWFRRNRLNLPTALKRLTGFNAFWYSHHLFVIVYVLFVVHGYYLYLSKKWYKKTTWMYLAVPILLYACERLIRAFRSGNKSVKILKVAVYPGNVLALHMSRPQGFKYTSGQYIYLNCSAISPFQWHPFSITSAPGDDYLSVHIRTAGDWTSQLKTIFSKVCQPPSVNQSGLLRADIGQSNDIPRMPRLLIDGPYGAPAQDYKQYEVILLVGLGIGATPLISILKDVLNNMKQYKEIEDGVESGLKSNNKRKPFATKRAYFYWVTREQGSFEWFKGVMNEVAENDRDGVFELHNYLTSVYEEGDARSALITMLQSLNHAKNGVDIVSGTNVKTHFARPNWRNVFKHVAVKHVDQRVGVFYCGAHGLVNELKSLSLDFSRKTSTKFDFHKENF; encoded by the exons ATGGAGATTCAAGAGAATCAAAGTCATCATAGTAATCACGATTCGTATTCGGAGACGGGAAGCATCAGCGGCGGGAGTGCTGGAGTCGGCTACAGCGGTCCACTGAGTGTGAGTGGTCCGTTAGTCGGCGGCGCCGGCGGGAGCAAGATGAGGAAGAGCAGTAGCAAGAAGAGCACTAGGTTCAAGGATCAAGACGAGTACGTGGAGATCACGCTCGATGTCCGAGATGACTCGGTCATGGTTCAGAACATCAGGGGAGGTGACTCGGAGACTGCTTTCTTGGCGACTCAGCTCGAGAAGAAGCCTAACTCGTCGTCGCTGGGATCTCAATTGTCGTTCAAGTTCCGGCAAGTGTCGCAGGAGCTTAAGCGAATGACTTCGTCCAAGAGTTTTAAGCAGCAGAAGATCGATCGGAACAAATCCGGCGCCGCCCGCGCCCTCAAGGGGCTCAAATTCATGACCAAGAACGATGTCGGGAACGAAGGCTGGGCTCAAATCGAAACGCGTTTCGATAAATTTTCCGTCGATGGAGTACTTTCCAAATCGCGCTTTGGCCAATGCATAG gaaTGAACGAGTCGAGTGATTTCGCGAACGAGTTGTTTGACGCATTGGCTCGACGGAGAGGTATAACATCTTCTTCAGTGAACAAAGCTGAGTTACGCGAGTTCTGGGAACAAATCACAGATCAAAGCTTCGATGCTAGGCTTCAAACTTTCTTTGACat GGTGGACAAAAACGCGGACGGCCGAATCAATGAAGAGGAAGTAAAAGAG ATTATTACGTTAAGTGCTGGTGCAAACAAGTTGTCTAAGATTCAAGAACGTGCTGAAGAATATGCAGCACTTATTATGGAAGAGCTGGACCCAGACAACCTCGGCTATATTGAG ATATACAACTTGGAAATGCTACTTCTTCAAGCCCCAGCTCAATCCAGTAACCTTAAAACGGCCACTGAGAGCCGAGTTCTTAGCCAGATGCTGAGCCAGAAGTTGGTCCCTACTAAAGAGTCTAACCCAATAAAGCAGCAATACAAACGGCTCGCATATTTTATAGAGGACAACTGGAAACGTATTTGGGTCATGGGCCTGTGGCTCGCCATCTGTGCGGGCCTTTTCACTTGGAAGTTCATTCAGTACAAGGATCGGGCCGTGTTTGAAGTCATGGGCTATTGTGTTACCACGGCTAAAGGTGCTGCGGAGACTCTCAAGTTCAACATGGCTCTAATTCTCTTACCCGTCTGCAGAAATACCATTACTTTTCTCAGGAGCAGGACAAAGTTGGGAGCTGTGGTGCCCTTTGATGACAATATTAATTTTCACAAG GTGATCGCTGCTGGGATTGCAATTGGGGTTGGTCTACATGCAGGCGCCCATTTAACGTGTGATTTTCCTAGGCTGCTGCATGCAACTGATGATGAATACGAGCCAATGGAGCAATTCTTTGGGGAAGAACGACCCGATGATTATTGGTGGTTCGTGAAGGGGACAGAGGGTTGGACCGGTGTGGTCATGGTGGTCCTTATGGCTATAGCTTTCACCTTAGCACAACCTTGGTTCCGACGAAACAGGTTAAACCTCCCTACTGCTCTCAAGAGGCTTACTGGGTTCAACGCCTTTTGGTACTCCCACCACTTGTTTGTCATTGTTTACGTCCTCTTTGTCGTTCACGGTTACTATCTCTACCTTTCCAAGAAGTGGTACAAAAAGACT ACATGGATGTATCTGGCTGTTCCAATCCTTTTATATGCTTGTGAACGGTTGATTCGTGCATTTAGATCTGGTAACAAATCAGTGAAAATTTTAAAG GTTGCAGTGTATCCTGGAAATGTTCTAGCACTACATATGTCTAGACCGCAGGGATTTAAATACACTAGTGGGCAATACATATACTTGAACTGCTCTGCTATATCCCCATTTCAATG GCATCCTTTTTCAATTACTTCGGCTCCTGGAGATGATTACTTGAGCGTCCATATTCGCACCGCTGGTGACTGGACATCGCAGCTCAAAACCATTTTCTCAAAG GTATGCCAGCCTCCATCTGTCAATCAAAGTGGTCTTCTAAGAGCTGACATTGGTCAATCCAATGACATTCCCAG GATGCCCAGGCTCCTAATCGATGGCCCATATGGTGCACCAGCACAGGACTATAAACAGTACGAAGTTATCCTTCTCGTAGGCCTTGGAATTGGCGCCACTCCTTTGATCAGCATTCTAAAAGATGTTCTTAACAACATGAAGCAATACAAAGAGATCGAAGATGGAGTAGAGAGCGGACTTAAGAGCAATAACAAGAGAAAGCCTTTCGCCACGAAACGTGCCTATTTCTACTGGGTCACAAGGGAACAAGGCTCGTTCGAGTGGTTCAAGGGTGTGATGAATGAGGTGGCTGAGAACGACCGTGATGGTGTTTTTGAGCTCCACAACTACTTGACTAGTGTTTATGAAGAAGGAGATGCTCGCTCTGCTTTGATCACTATGCTTCAGTCTCTTAATCATGCTAAGAATGGGGTTGATATTGTGTCTGGGACAAATGTAAAAACCCATTTTGCAAGACCAAATTGGCGTAATGTTTTCAAGCACGTAGCAGTTAAGCACGTCGACCAACGAGTTG GAGTGTTTTATTGTGGTGCACATGGATTAGTTAATGAGCTAAAGAGCCTATCTCTAGACTTCTCTCGAAAAACAAGCACCAAATTTGATTTCCACAAGGAGAACTTCTAA